The nucleotide window CCGGCCCCTTCTTCACCGCCAGCGCCGATCCCGCCGCCGGTTACAACGGCGTGAAGGGCCGCGGTGACATCGCCCTTTGCAACGCCCTCGGCTTCCAAGCCGCCGCCGCCGGGAACCACGAGTTCGACGACAACACGCCCCAGTTTGCCTCCATGCTCCGCGCCGACGCCGCGGTGGGCTACCCCGGCACGCTGTTCCCCTATCTGTCCGCCAACCTGGACTGGAACTCGGACGCCAGCACTCGGGGCCTCATTATTGCCGACGGCGCAGACTGGCGCGCCGGCAGCAACCGGGTGGCCCACGCCTGCACCATCACCGTGGAGGGCCAGATCATCGGCATCGTGGGTGCGACCACCGTGGAACTCCGTCAGATCAGCTCGCCCGGCACGCTCGTTGTGAAGACCAACCTCGCGGCCAAGGTCCAGCCCGCCGTGGACCACCTGCTCGCCCTCGGCTGCAACAAGGTCGTCCTCATCGCCCACCTCCAGCAGTACGCGAACGAGTTTACGCTCGCGACCCAGCTGCGGGACGTGGACGTGATCGTCGCCGGCGGCTCGCACGCCATCTTCGCCGCGCCCGGCAACCGCCTCCGCGCCGGCCATACCGCCGCCGAAGCGTATCCGGTGGCCTTCACCTCGCCCGTTGGCGAGCCGGTGTTTGTGGTCAATGCCGGCTCCAACTTCGAGTACGTCGGCCGGCTGATCGTCAGTTTCGACGAAGCCGGCCGCCGGCCGCACGTTTGACACCCCCGGCACCGAGCAGCGCGCGTTTGCCGACCACCTGGCGTCTCTCGGCGACTACGCCGACGCCGAGACGCCAACGGGGCTGGACACGCGCATCCAGCACCTCGGCTTCAGGACCGACACCGTGCTTGCGCCGGCCTGGGTGGGCACGCGCCGGCTGGCGGTTGGCGTGGAATGGCTGCTGCAGACGCTCCCCGGAAAGCTCTATCAGATCGAGATGGCCGTCGCTGCCGGCGGCCCATGGGTCAACGCCGGCCAACCGGTCAACGGCACCGGCGCCACGGCCCCCGTTGAATCCCCGGCCGACGGCGACGCGGGCTTCGCGCGTGCGCGGAAGCTGAACTGAGGCACCGCCGGCCACTCCCCGGACCTCAGTTGCCGGCGACAGCCGGTGCCGACCCTGAAGATCGAGCCGAGCCGAACGCGGGAAACCCCGTCGCATCCCCTCCACAGGTCGCCTCGTCGCCATGATTCCTGGCCGGGGACCATGAAGTCAGCCGCCAATGACGGTTGAATCTCGTACGGACCTTCCTGGAACGGGACATGTCCCAGCTGCGCGTCCAGATCCCGGGTCTCGGGCGTCAACCCACCCGGAGTCGGATTGGCGGTCACTCCGGGGAATCCACCCAGGCACGGAAGAAGACCGCGGCCCCGGTCAGGGGAAGTGTTGCGGGACTGGTCGCGTCGGGGACCGGCCGCCAGGGACCGCCGGGATCGGACGCATGTTGCAGTTCGCCCAGGGGCCAGCTCAGGCGCACCTGATCGGGAAACCTCTCCAGCTCCAGGCGTGCCGTGATGTCGGCAATGGACCATTCGCGAACGCGATCGGCTCCGGTCAGGATGCGGGTTCCGTCGGCGCTGAAGGCCAGCGCGCTGACCCCCCACTGGTGCCCGGCGAACGTGCGAACCCGCCGGCGGGATGCGAGATCCCAGAGGGTGGCGGTGAAGAGCGGCCAGCCCTCACCGGTGAGCAGGTGCCGTCCATCGGGTGAATACATGGCGGATTCGAGGAATGCGGCTGCCGGGATGAGTTCGCCACGCCGCTGGAAGGTGATGGTGTCGTGGAAGTGCACCAGGCCCTCGTTCCAAGCCACCATCAGGGTCGCGCCGTCCGGTGCGAAGGCGAGGGCGGTTACCGGACCGGCGTTCCCGGATGGGAGGGTGTGGAGGCGCCGTCCGCTTTCGAGGTCGAACAGGTCGGCCCCGAATTCGGTGGAGGCCGCGGCCAGCAGCGACGCCTTGGGAGCGAAGGCCATGGGGCCGCCAAAGGCCCCGCTGGGCAGGGTCCGCAGGCGGGCTCCGGTGTCCGCATTGAAAAGGAGAATCTCCCCGCCTTGGGAACGGGTGGCGATCATCGTTCCATCCGGGGAGAAGACGGCCCCCATCGGCCAGCTCCCGGCCCACAGGATCTCGCGTTCGAGCTCCCCGGTTTCCGTTCTCCAGAGGCGCGCCCCGGGGCTGGGAAGTCCGATCGTCGTCAACACCCGGGAGCCGTCCGGCGAAAACGCCGCCGCCAGGGTTCCCCCCGGCGACCCGACGAACTCGCGGACCGGCTTCCCGGTCCGCCGGTCCCAGAGCCGGGTCGCGCCTTCGGTGCCGCCGCTCAGGACGAAGCGGCCGTCCGGCGAATAGGCGACGCCGGAATGCACCGATGTCGTGTGCCCCCGGAGCGTC belongs to Verrucomicrobiia bacterium and includes:
- a CDS encoding WD40 repeat domain-containing protein, whose product is MGERLRGWITLAWVVSIAAGHGADVVPVPDQYFGLGDVRLIAASADQRYLASGGQGGAFLWDLTAAALTKHLDVGWSATALAFSPDHRLLVVASHGNLVAWDLATREPVREFTGHGGEIHRILFSPDGRQLLSASSDNSVRIWSVETGSELRSLRTPGSPITEAAISPDGRLLATVDSFLTNSVKIWDVETGTQLRALPTTNWPAQRCLFLPQDGLVITGADRSVLLWDPETAGLIRSFPGITGATTLVITLWAPDEDTLAAACTDGAVYLWNIRTAELLHVVPGEPVVATCGIPGQFLTIAASLDCALRVRQLPGGDTLQTLRGHTTSVHSGVAYSPDGRFVLSGGTEGATRLWDRRTGKPVREFVGSPGGTLAAAFSPDGSRVLTTIGLPSPGARLWRTETGELEREILWAGSWPMGAVFSPDGTMIATRSQGGEILLFNADTGARLRTLPSGAFGGPMAFAPKASLLAAASTEFGADLFDLESGRRLHTLPSGNAGPVTALAFAPDGATLMVAWNEGLVHFHDTITFQRRGELIPAAAFLESAMYSPDGRHLLTGEGWPLFTATLWDLASRRRVRTFAGHQWGVSALAFSADGTRILTGADRVREWSIADITARLELERFPDQVRLSWPLGELQHASDPGGPWRPVPDATSPATLPLTGAAVFFRAWVDSPE